One Lemur catta isolate mLemCat1 chromosome 15, mLemCat1.pri, whole genome shotgun sequence genomic window carries:
- the SRR gene encoding serine racemase isoform X1: MKKKRTCRKQQRTMCAQYCISFADVEKAHINIRDFIHLTPVLTSSSLNRVTGRNLFFKCELFQKTGSFKIRGALNAIRSLVPAALEGKPKAVVTHSSGNHGQALTYAAKLEGIPAYIVVPRTAPNCKKLAIQAYGASIVYSEHSDESRENVTKRVMEETESIMVHPNQEPAVIAGQGTIALEVLNQVPLVDALVVPVGGGGMVAGIAITVKALRPSVKVYAAEPLNADDCYQSKLKGELTPNPYPPETIADGVKPSIGINTWPIIRDLVDDVFTVTEDEIKHATQLVWERMKLLIEPTAGVGVAAVLSEHFQTVSPEVKNICIVLSGGNVDLTSLTWVKQAENPAPFQSVSV, encoded by the exons ATGAAAAAGAAACGGACGTGCAGAAAGCAGCAGAG AACCATGTGTGCTCAATACTGCATCTCCTTTGCTGATGTTGAAAAAGCTCACATCAACATTCGAGATTTTATCCACCTCACACCGGTGCTAACAAGCTCCAGTTTGAATCGAGTAACGGGGCGCaatctttttttcaaatgtgaacTCTTCCAGAAAACTGGATCTTTTAAG ATTCGTGGTGCTCTTAATGCCATCAGAAGCTTGGTTCCTGCCGCTTTAGAAGGGAAGCCGAAAGCTGTTGTTACTCACAGCAGTGGAAACCATGGACAGGCTCTAACATACGCTGCAAAATTGGAAG GGATTCCTGCTTACATTGTGGTGCCCCGAACAGCTCCCAATTGTAAAAAACTGGCAATACAAGCCTATGGAGCATCTATAGTATACAGTGAACACAGTGACGAG TCCAGAGAAAATGTTACAAAGAGAGTtatggaagaaacagaaagcatCATGGTACATCCCAACCAGGAGCCTGCAGTGATAGCTGGGCAAGGAACAATTGCCCTAGAAGTGCTGAACCAG GTTCCCTTGGTGGATGCACTGGTGGTACCTGTAGGGGGAGGAGGAATGGTTGCTGGAATAGCAATTACAGTAAAG GCTCTGAGACCTAGTGTAAAGGTATATGCTGCTGAACCCTTGAATGCAGACGACTGCTACCAATCCAAACTGAAAGGGGAACTGACCCCCAACCCATATCCTCCAGAAACCATAGCAGATGGTGTCAAACCCAGCATCGGCATTAACACCTGGCCTATTATAAGGGACCTTGTAGATGATGTCTTCACTGTCACAGAGGATGAAATTAAG CATGCAACCCAGCTGGTGTGGGAGAGGATGAAACTACTCATTGAACCTACAGCTGGTGTTGGAGTAGCTGCTGTGCTGTCTGAGCATTTTCAAACAGTATCCCCAGAAGTAAAGAACATTTGTATTGTACTGAGTGGTGGAAATGTAGACTTAACCTCCCTAACTTGGGTAAAGCAGGCTGAAAACCCAGCTCCTTTCCAATCTGTTTCTGTTTAA
- the SRR gene encoding serine racemase isoform X3, with translation MEETESIMVHPNQEPAVIAGQGTIALEVLNQVPLVDALVVPVGGGGMVAGIAITVKALRPSVKVYAAEPLNADDCYQSKLKGELTPNPYPPETIADGVKPSIGINTWPIIRDLVDDVFTVTEDEIKHATQLVWERMKLLIEPTAGVGVAAVLSEHFQTVSPEVKNICIVLSGGNVDLTSLTWVKQAENPAPFQSVSV, from the exons atggaagaaacagaaagcatCATGGTACATCCCAACCAGGAGCCTGCAGTGATAGCTGGGCAAGGAACAATTGCCCTAGAAGTGCTGAACCAG GTTCCCTTGGTGGATGCACTGGTGGTACCTGTAGGGGGAGGAGGAATGGTTGCTGGAATAGCAATTACAGTAAAG GCTCTGAGACCTAGTGTAAAGGTATATGCTGCTGAACCCTTGAATGCAGACGACTGCTACCAATCCAAACTGAAAGGGGAACTGACCCCCAACCCATATCCTCCAGAAACCATAGCAGATGGTGTCAAACCCAGCATCGGCATTAACACCTGGCCTATTATAAGGGACCTTGTAGATGATGTCTTCACTGTCACAGAGGATGAAATTAAG CATGCAACCCAGCTGGTGTGGGAGAGGATGAAACTACTCATTGAACCTACAGCTGGTGTTGGAGTAGCTGCTGTGCTGTCTGAGCATTTTCAAACAGTATCCCCAGAAGTAAAGAACATTTGTATTGTACTGAGTGGTGGAAATGTAGACTTAACCTCCCTAACTTGGGTAAAGCAGGCTGAAAACCCAGCTCCTTTCCAATCTGTTTCTGTTTAA
- the SRR gene encoding serine racemase isoform X2 yields the protein MCAQYCISFADVEKAHINIRDFIHLTPVLTSSSLNRVTGRNLFFKCELFQKTGSFKIRGALNAIRSLVPAALEGKPKAVVTHSSGNHGQALTYAAKLEGIPAYIVVPRTAPNCKKLAIQAYGASIVYSEHSDESRENVTKRVMEETESIMVHPNQEPAVIAGQGTIALEVLNQVPLVDALVVPVGGGGMVAGIAITVKALRPSVKVYAAEPLNADDCYQSKLKGELTPNPYPPETIADGVKPSIGINTWPIIRDLVDDVFTVTEDEIKHATQLVWERMKLLIEPTAGVGVAAVLSEHFQTVSPEVKNICIVLSGGNVDLTSLTWVKQAENPAPFQSVSV from the exons ATGTGTGCTCAATACTGCATCTCCTTTGCTGATGTTGAAAAAGCTCACATCAACATTCGAGATTTTATCCACCTCACACCGGTGCTAACAAGCTCCAGTTTGAATCGAGTAACGGGGCGCaatctttttttcaaatgtgaacTCTTCCAGAAAACTGGATCTTTTAAG ATTCGTGGTGCTCTTAATGCCATCAGAAGCTTGGTTCCTGCCGCTTTAGAAGGGAAGCCGAAAGCTGTTGTTACTCACAGCAGTGGAAACCATGGACAGGCTCTAACATACGCTGCAAAATTGGAAG GGATTCCTGCTTACATTGTGGTGCCCCGAACAGCTCCCAATTGTAAAAAACTGGCAATACAAGCCTATGGAGCATCTATAGTATACAGTGAACACAGTGACGAG TCCAGAGAAAATGTTACAAAGAGAGTtatggaagaaacagaaagcatCATGGTACATCCCAACCAGGAGCCTGCAGTGATAGCTGGGCAAGGAACAATTGCCCTAGAAGTGCTGAACCAG GTTCCCTTGGTGGATGCACTGGTGGTACCTGTAGGGGGAGGAGGAATGGTTGCTGGAATAGCAATTACAGTAAAG GCTCTGAGACCTAGTGTAAAGGTATATGCTGCTGAACCCTTGAATGCAGACGACTGCTACCAATCCAAACTGAAAGGGGAACTGACCCCCAACCCATATCCTCCAGAAACCATAGCAGATGGTGTCAAACCCAGCATCGGCATTAACACCTGGCCTATTATAAGGGACCTTGTAGATGATGTCTTCACTGTCACAGAGGATGAAATTAAG CATGCAACCCAGCTGGTGTGGGAGAGGATGAAACTACTCATTGAACCTACAGCTGGTGTTGGAGTAGCTGCTGTGCTGTCTGAGCATTTTCAAACAGTATCCCCAGAAGTAAAGAACATTTGTATTGTACTGAGTGGTGGAAATGTAGACTTAACCTCCCTAACTTGGGTAAAGCAGGCTGAAAACCCAGCTCCTTTCCAATCTGTTTCTGTTTAA